The Deltaproteobacteria bacterium genomic interval TCAAAAGATTTTAAAATGAATTTACGGCTTGGTTCTCGCGGTTCGCCGCTGGCACTGGTGCAGGCAAATTTTGTTGCGGCGGCACTTCGACAAAAATTTCCTGATATCACGGTTAACATTGTCACCATTCAAACTTCCGGAGACCGGTTCACAGGAGAGAAGTTGGCGGATGCCGGTGGCAAAGCGCTTTTTGTCAAAGAAATTGAAGAGGCTCTGCTCAACGGGACCATTGATTTTGCGGTGCACAGTCTTAAGGATCTTCCCGGAGATATTCCGGAAGAATTGATTTTGGCCGCGTTTCCAAAAAGAGAAGATTCAAGAGACTGTTTTGTTTCACTTCAGTTCAAATCTTTTGATGCACTTCCCAAGGGTGCTGTTGTCGGCACAACAAGTCCCAGAAGAGAGGTGCAAATTTTTACATTGCGTCCAGACCTTCAGATAAAACCGATCCGTGGGAATATCGATACACGTTTGAAAAAAATGGAAGCGGGAAATTACGACGCCATTATTTTGGCCGCCGCCGGTTTGAAGCGTTTGGGAAAACAGGAAATTATTCGCCAATATTTTGATCCGGGTTTTTTTATTCCGGCCGTGGGGCAGGGGATTTTGGGAATTGAAACTAAAAAAAATCGCTCTGATCTGATTCGATGTTTGCGCGAAGCGTTGAATGATTTGGAAACAGAATTTGCGGGAAAAGCAGAGCGCGCCTTTTTGAAAACAATGGGTGGCGATTGTTTTACTCCGCTCGGTGCTTACGCCCGCGTAGAGGGTGGACATGTGAAGTTGCTCGGTTGGTTGGGAAATCCCGACGGAACAAAAAATATTCGGATGGAAAAAAGGGCCCCTGTGGATCAGGTGAAAAAATTGGGAGTATCGATGGCGCAGGATATTTTGGAGCGAGGTGGAAAGGAGATCCTCGATGCGATTGCTTCTCACCCGCGCGCGTGATCAAAGTCTTGATCTCAAAAAAAAACTCGAAAACA includes:
- the hemC gene encoding hydroxymethylbilane synthase, translating into MNLRLGSRGSPLALVQANFVAAALRQKFPDITVNIVTIQTSGDRFTGEKLADAGGKALFVKEIEEALLNGTIDFAVHSLKDLPGDIPEELILAAFPKREDSRDCFVSLQFKSFDALPKGAVVGTTSPRREVQIFTLRPDLQIKPIRGNIDTRLKKMEAGNYDAIILAAAGLKRLGKQEIIRQYFDPGFFIPAVGQGILGIETKKNRSDLIRCLREALNDLETEFAGKAERAFLKTMGGDCFTPLGAYARVEGGHVKLLGWLGNPDGTKNIRMEKRAPVDQVKKLGVSMAQDILERGGKEILDAIASHPRA